AATAGTATTTGACTTAAGTGTCGTGGCCTGcttagaagaaaagaaacatgataTTTCATGGAGGAAGAAAGTTGTTTAGGATTGGGTTAGCTTCCATGGCATATCTTGTACAAACCCCCATCTGCTGCAATACCTGAGAAAAATTAGTCTCCTCTTCTCATGCCCCAAAATGTCTTACTTTAGGATAACTATGACATCttagttttaatttcttaaacaaaataatagaaaatccaCGTGTCATGTCTTACTGCAGGAGAATGGGCATCTTCAAAGAATGGCCTCATTTCCAGCTGCTTCAATGGGTTGGCCTGGGGTCCCTGGAATTCCAATCACGCCTGTTGTAAAGAGAGTAATTAGACTTGATGTTCCTGTTGATAAATACCCAAGTGTAAGTCCAAGATGTTTCTTGAAGTAATGGAGATAtgaattaattatcatttctaACTCTAACCCAGAATTTGGCAGTATAATTTTGTTGGCCGAATCTTGGGACCACGAGGGAACTCCTTGAAAAGAGTTGAAGCCTTGACAGATTGTAGGGTGTATATAAGAGGCAAGGGCTCCGTAAAGGATTCTCTAAAGGTATGAATGAttctgatttgttttctatttcaagTCAATTGATAAAGCAGTTTAGTTTGCATTAGTTAGATAGTTAGGTTGCATGTCATGGTGAATCTGAAGTGAACTTGGTAAATGACTATAGCTTCTGCTTGCTATTGTATGACATgatgttagaaattaaaatttgtatttgtatttcaaGTATCGTTGATTTCTATGGTTTCTATTGAAATGGGGTGGGTGTCTTACTAtcctatttttctcttattgcaATCTTCTTAAAAGGAACATGTTAATTTGTAGGTGATCCAACAAATAGCTCTCTGTGAATTTTGTTTAATGTTGATGTTCGTCtcactttgaatatttatattcagTCGTCCATTTATGAAAGTTTTGATCAGTATTTGCACCATAGTTATAGTTTTTACCAAGTCATGCTACGATCCCCATGACAGAAATCTGACACATGTAGTTGCACCTAGATACTGATGTTGTTTGCAGTTGTTTTGCTATTTGTGTTAGTATTCATGGAAAGAGTCATAGAacacaattttttcttcttttttctgatATAATATCTAGCCTTCAAATCTATTTTGATAGCAGCTGTTATTCTTTGGTCACATTTTATTATGTATAGATTGTTCAATTTATATTGAGGAGACTTAAGTTGGTTGCTTGCATGtattttattctgtttttcaTTGTAAACTATCATGATGACCATCTGTGCTGTACTTTACAACTTATCATGGGTGATTGTTAGTTTTTGATGTCTGAGTCTGACTACTTGGCCACCGTAGTACTGAAATTGTTCAAAACAGGAAGACATAAATGCCATGCTTAACTTGTTAGCACCTCATTTAACTGTAGAAAACTCAATGCAAAGAAATGGAAGGTGGAACCTATGGGCTGAACCTGTTCCTGCTTTCCATTAAAGAATGAACAATACTACTTCGTGTGTGCTTCACATGCTTGGgtgtattatttatatactaAATTTCACGCCTCATTTAGGagaatttgtattttatgttAATGTCCAGGAGAGGTAATATGACTGTAAATTAGTTGATCAGAAATATGACTATAAATGAGCCAGAGCTCCAATGATCCATTTttgtatattatattttcaattcagTTGCTTTCTTTGGTAGAGATATGGTACTCATATTTAGGAATCACAATGTTTAATGTAGAATCACTTTTTGACGACAGTGAAGCAGACCATTTATTTTCTGTGATTCAGAATGGAACTTCagttaaatatttcttaaatcccttgaaaaataaatcttttgtCATTGTCTCCTTTGATAAATGATTTGTTGATTGCACAAGTAAGTTCAATGATCATTGTTCAGGTGATGCCTGTTTTCCCTCTTTTCAATCCTTTCCATAACTCCCATGATTGACTATGATTTTTCTCCaggaagaaaaactaaaagacaaGCCTGGATATGAGCACCTTAATGAACCGCTGCATGTGTTGGTGGAGGCTGAATTTCCAGAGGATATAATAAATGCCCGCCTGGAACATGCAATAACCATATTAGAAAGCCTCCTGAAGCCTGTGGTATGGACATGAATGACTTATGAATTTTGCTGTTAAATTCTAGGTCTCTGCCACAGCTTGCTGATTTTCTCTTGACTTGCACTCATTGCTATGCTCTCTTTCTGCAGGACGAATCCTTGGATCACTATAAGAAACAGCAATTGAGGGAACTGGCTTTGCTAAATGGTACTCTAAGGGAGGAAAGTCCAAGCATGAGCCCTAGCATGAGCCCAAGCATGTCACCCTTCAATACTGCCGGAATGAAACGAGCCAAGACAGGAAGATGACTCTGGTTTATTCATTGCTGGATGACGGCAACTTATTTATCGAAGCCCTAATGGCTTCTTGATGCTTGGGAGGGACCTTTGGAGGCTGAGCATTTGGCGTTCGGCAAACTGAACTCCTGTGTGTTGAGCATAATTGCTTGGAAACTTCCGCAGGTTATCTTTTGTCACTAGTTCTGTTCAATGTGCTTTAGTGTGTATCAAACAATCTCCAATTCTTTAACGTAGTATTCATTTGAGCATGGAATTATTCGTTTCATTAGTGAAATAAACTACTTGTAATCAATAATTCAGTTAGTTCTTTCAAGTCATGTGATGTAACTTTAAATCTACCTGAAGACTTTTGCACCAGTAATTCTATAATGTAACATCATTATCTCAATAAATGCACTAGTTTGACTCAAATGACTTGTAGCTCCATTTTTCTGCTATATTGTTTACATTTTACTGGggctattttttcaaattttaaggaATAATCAAGATAATGTATTCCTGATTGTAATCTAATCAATGAAAAGAAGCTAATCAAGACCAGCTGATGAAGACAAAACATTCATGGAAACATGCACTCATCCAACCAAGAGAATAAATAAAGGATTTTGAATTTTCTGTTTTCAAGTGTTAGCATGCTTATAGGACCTGATTAGAAGGTCTGACTTGGCTCCAAGACCCGGGTCATGGGTTAAAGTGTTAAGTAGATTAAAAGAAACTAGGTTTTTTCACCCAGTTGACTTGTCAAAGTCTTTATACGTTATAATCGTATTAAAGTAGGACACTATCGCCTggaattttctatttttgtcaaGCCTAGTGCTTTTATATAAACTTTTCCATCAATGATTATCTttgatttatgttaaaattCTTACCCAAATTCCAATTGGTTACTGCTTCCCTTTCCACCCTTGTCTTGGTGAGTATGCTTTTGGTCTATACAAGTAACGAATTTCCAGCAAATTCAAGAGTAAATAAACATACTCTCGCACATGTTATCTGGTAAAATTCGAATCAATCCTTCTCCTTCACCCGATGCTATGCTACAATCGCAAATAACATTCTTTGAATGTCTGGCATATTACCAAGACAGACCAAGAATAGGAATATTAACGGCGATAAAATTCGGAATTCGATAACTATTTTGTCTTTGATACAAGAGAATGTTCTCTTGGCACAACTGCCACCACCCCACTAGGGCTGCAACCAACTTGCCACGATTCCAGTTCTTGTGGTGGCCTCCACCACCGGTATCAGCACACCACAACCACTCATCGTTTGTAAAGGTGCCATGACAACTCTCTAATCCCAAATTGGTGAGGTATCCCAGTAAATACTGACTTGTACAACTTTTAGGTagtgttttaaaaagaaataaattattttaagactATTTTAGAGatagatttatatttatatatcatCTCCATCCCCGTCCTCCAACCAAACACCTAacacatttcttttccttttgtattTACCAGTTCTGTCGTGAGACATCAAGTGGGAGGAAGGTTTTGGAGGCTCATGTGTTGAGAAATTCTCTTTTagggtaaaaaatgaattaagctTTTCGTTcatgattggattttttttatataaaaaaaacaggcattatttattatattgtgAAGTATGTGAGAATTTAATGTTATCCCTAACAATGTAATAtctaaatctaataaaaagcTCACTATTTtcattcttactttttttttctctctttatcttctCTTATTCTAGTTTAATATGTGATAATATTTCACATATATACTTGAGACATgagaataaatcaaataaattcaaaatatggaCTTGCACACCTTTATTCACTCTGCTTGAAACTTTTaaaagagtcaaggaaaacaATGGGAATTTTTGAAATCTATTGATAAAACAACTATAATCTTAAACTATAAGGacataaatgaaaaattgacTAGTCTTTAGGGGCATAAACACACTTTACCCAAATTTGAATGCTCACTTTATCATTATGTCCCTAGTTGCAAACAAGTCCAAGAATATCAAGTTATTTTCTTGGATTAGAAGCAAGGCAGGAAAAAGCTTCTCATGACCAAagattgagatttttaaaaattttctgcAACCAAATGCAGCCCagtaaatccataaaaaaaattgctcagCAGCTGATGAGAGATACAAGATGTGTATCGGGAAAATTTTAATCACAATGAACATAGATCTCAAACAGACCGACAATGCACGAAGCCAATATGAAGTTTTGAAATCATTGAAGacagaagaaaaaggaaggtTAGAAACAAAGTAAATTCATTCACAGCAAGTTCAGAACCTATGTATTTTCAAACTCATTAAAAGCATATCCAGGTATTAAAATACTGTTCCAACACAGCCTGTATTCATTCATAACAAGCCTGTAAGGCTGTTACGACGCAGCTTGTATTCATTCACGACAAGCCTGTAAGGCTGTAACATTCAGAcaatatttcttcattttctttaaggATTTTGATAAGAGAAACTAAATAAGTCAAAAGCAAGGAGCGGGCACACACATCCATTATGGGATAAATATGGCTTGGAATTGGGGCTAGAGTAGGTGCCATAAACCATGAACACCACCATCAAAATTCAGAATAGAAGACGTTACATCAACTCATCCTTTCTGCTAATatggaatatatataaatattcaagatgcttcacaaaaaaatgctttaattcTACACACTTTGATGTGCACCAGAATAAAGAATTCATCTTTTACAAACTGGGAATA
The DNA window shown above is from Populus trichocarpa isolate Nisqually-1 chromosome 4, P.trichocarpa_v4.1, whole genome shotgun sequence and carries:
- the LOC18098335 gene encoding KH domain-containing protein At1g09660/At1g09670, giving the protein MGERIPPGSYFQYPPSGVHHASPHRSTSLPSDLERYLAELFAEKHKLGPFVQVLPNCCRLLNQEIRRASACNQGLVDHERYEHESPFRSLGQHSNGRTMDLEAWSAMPTEENGHLQRMASFPAASMGWPGVPGIPITPVVKRVIRLDVPVDKYPSYNFVGRILGPRGNSLKRVEALTDCRVYIRGKGSVKDSLKEEKLKDKPGYEHLNEPLHVLVEAEFPEDIINARLEHAITILESLLKPVDESLDHYKKQQLRELALLNGTLREESPSMSPSMSPSMSPFNTAGMKRAKTGR